The following proteins come from a genomic window of Acinetobacter baumannii:
- a CDS encoding class I SAM-dependent methyltransferase: MDPRSEVILRQQNYLKGRVLLINAPNDALVSQLPTEIDASVWTWNYADYQGFVNAGTPAHFSVEFPSQEFDQAIIFVPKSKELLNYILHVVMSHLKIDQSVFLVGEKKGGVERAAKQLQSFGKILKLDSARHCQLWHLKIEKTEKIKPLESWLKTYTVQVNEQELTICALPGVFSQTHLDAGTAVLLPYLNQVKSGRIADFGCGAGIISCYLAKANSSNIIHALDIDAFALQSTEMTFSRNGIGSDQLRLQPVTGIADAPTELDAIVSNPPFHQGIHTNYDASEGLCQNAKKHLKASGELWIVANRFLNYPILIEKHFGQCEIKTDLQGFKVLYACA; encoded by the coding sequence ATGGACCCTAGAAGTGAAGTGATATTAAGACAACAAAACTATTTAAAAGGTAGGGTCTTGTTAATTAATGCACCGAATGACGCCCTAGTCAGTCAATTACCCACTGAGATTGATGCATCAGTGTGGACTTGGAATTATGCTGACTATCAGGGTTTTGTGAATGCAGGCACACCAGCTCATTTCTCGGTTGAGTTTCCATCACAAGAATTTGATCAGGCTATAATTTTTGTTCCAAAATCAAAAGAGCTTTTAAACTATATATTGCATGTAGTGATGAGCCATCTGAAAATTGACCAATCAGTTTTTTTAGTAGGTGAAAAAAAAGGTGGTGTTGAAAGAGCAGCAAAACAACTACAAAGCTTTGGCAAAATACTTAAACTTGATAGTGCCCGACATTGTCAGTTATGGCATTTAAAAATTGAGAAAACTGAAAAGATCAAACCTCTTGAAAGCTGGTTAAAAACCTATACTGTTCAAGTAAATGAGCAAGAACTTACCATTTGTGCCCTACCCGGCGTTTTCAGCCAAACTCATCTAGATGCCGGAACTGCTGTTTTACTCCCTTATCTAAATCAGGTGAAATCAGGTAGAATTGCCGACTTCGGGTGTGGAGCTGGAATTATCAGTTGCTATTTGGCAAAAGCAAATTCAAGTAATATTATCCATGCCCTAGATATTGATGCCTTCGCTTTACAGTCAACGGAAATGACTTTTAGTCGAAATGGAATAGGTTCAGACCAGTTGAGATTGCAGCCTGTTACAGGAATTGCAGACGCCCCAACAGAACTTGATGCCATTGTCAGTAATCCTCCCTTCCATCAGGGTATTCATACCAACTATGATGCAAGTGAAGGACTCTGCCAGAACGCTAAAAAACATTTAAAGGCATCAGGTGAGCTATGGATTGTAGCGAACCGTTTTTTAAACTATCCGATCTTAATTGAGAAGCACTTTGGTCAGTGTGAGATTAAAACTGATCTTCAAGGCTTTAAGGTGTTATATGCCTGTGCATAA
- a CDS encoding amino acid permease has protein sequence MSETHAPEKLQRKLGARHLNMIAIGGSIGTGLFLASGSTIANAGPGGALLAYSLIGIMIYFLMTSLGELATHTPTSGAFFTYGSRYVEEGFGFALGWNYWYNWAITVAFELVAVQFIMKFWFPDVPGFYWSALFLVIIFMINAMTVKGFGESEFWFSMVKVIAIVAFIIIGIAMIIKIMLTPGVATFGNWTYKEAPFVGGLQAMIGVAMIAGFSFQGTEMVGVAAGESKDPKKTIPLAIKQIFWRILLFYILCIFIIGTLIAYDDPNLLQAAATENIALSPFTLLYEKVGFAFAASLMNAVILTAILSAGNSGMYSSTRMLFDMAQQGRAPKWFAKLDNRGVPMNALYATTFIAAFCFLTTFIGEKQVFNWLLNMSGMCGFIVWLGIAISHYRFRKGYIAQGYKLEDLAYRAKFFPFAPWFAFILCSVIILGQNYQAVLGGKIDWIGLLSTYISLPLFLVIWLGYKWKNKTKLIPYDQMDVKPEQD, from the coding sequence ATGAGCGAAACACATGCTCCTGAAAAACTCCAGCGTAAGCTTGGGGCTCGTCATCTGAATATGATCGCCATTGGTGGTTCCATTGGTACAGGTCTCTTCCTTGCTTCTGGGTCAACGATTGCAAATGCAGGTCCAGGCGGGGCGTTACTCGCCTACTCCCTCATTGGTATTATGATTTACTTCTTAATGACCAGTTTAGGTGAACTTGCGACACACACACCAACATCCGGTGCATTCTTTACCTATGGAAGTCGCTACGTCGAAGAAGGTTTTGGTTTCGCTCTAGGCTGGAACTACTGGTACAACTGGGCAATTACGGTTGCGTTTGAACTCGTTGCCGTACAGTTTATTATGAAATTCTGGTTTCCAGATGTTCCCGGATTCTATTGGAGCGCCCTCTTTCTCGTCATTATCTTTATGATTAATGCGATGACCGTAAAAGGATTTGGTGAAAGTGAATTCTGGTTCTCCATGGTTAAAGTAATTGCCATTGTTGCCTTTATTATCATTGGTATCGCCATGATTATTAAGATTATGTTGACACCAGGAGTAGCAACTTTTGGCAACTGGACTTATAAAGAGGCACCTTTCGTAGGTGGTTTACAAGCCATGATTGGGGTAGCCATGATTGCCGGGTTCTCATTTCAGGGAACCGAGATGGTGGGTGTTGCAGCGGGTGAATCAAAAGATCCGAAGAAGACGATTCCGCTTGCAATTAAACAGATTTTCTGGCGAATTTTATTATTCTATATCTTGTGTATTTTCATTATCGGCACCCTAATTGCCTATGATGATCCAAACTTATTACAAGCAGCAGCAACAGAAAATATTGCTCTTTCTCCTTTCACCTTACTTTATGAAAAAGTAGGTTTTGCTTTTGCTGCAAGCTTAATGAATGCAGTTATTTTGACTGCTATTTTGTCAGCAGGTAACTCGGGCATGTATTCTTCTACCCGTATGTTATTTGATATGGCGCAACAAGGCCGTGCACCAAAATGGTTTGCAAAACTCGATAATCGTGGTGTTCCAATGAATGCGTTATATGCAACTACATTCATTGCTGCATTCTGCTTCTTAACGACTTTTATCGGAGAAAAGCAAGTATTTAACTGGCTCCTCAATATGTCAGGAATGTGTGGTTTCATTGTCTGGTTAGGTATTGCAATTTCGCATTATCGTTTCCGTAAAGGTTATATTGCTCAAGGTTATAAATTAGAAGATCTTGCATACCGCGCTAAGTTTTTCCCATTCGCACCTTGGTTTGCCTTTATCCTCTGTTCTGTCATTATTTTAGGACAAAACTACCAAGCGGTTTTAGGCGGTAAAATTGACTGGATTGGCTTACTTTCTACTTATATCAGCTTGCCTTTATTCTTAGTAATCTGGCTTGGATATAAATGGAAAAATAAAACTAAATTAATTCCTTACGATCAAATGGATGTAAAACCAGAGCAAGATTAA
- a CDS encoding RtcB family protein, whose product MGIQKILNEEAQYGVPVKIFTQDIDSESIEQLKKMAQLQFIYSHIAVMPDVHVGKGATVGSVIPTKHAIIPAAVGVDIGCGMNAIRLSLKASQLPDNLSRLRDAIERKVPVGFALHKQVKAKASSIIPLEKRLEPIIKKHPGLVRMLRQFEATWQKQLGTLGGGNHFIELCIDENQDVWVMLHSGSRGLGNVIGTYFIELAKKEAQHRFGHVPDKDLSYFAEGSQSFNDYVEAVEWAQEYAFENRKEMMRLILEAIRPLLPSFQMTKEAINCHHNYVSQETHFGENLFVTRKGAIRAGLDELGIIPGSMGARSYIVKGKANPESFCSCSHGAGRKMSRSKAKVLFNQQDLIEQTQGIECRKDSGVVDEIPTAYKDIDEVIANQADLIEVVHTLKQVLCIKG is encoded by the coding sequence ATGGGCATACAAAAGATATTAAACGAAGAGGCACAATATGGTGTCCCCGTTAAAATTTTCACTCAAGACATAGATAGTGAAAGTATTGAACAACTCAAGAAGATGGCACAACTGCAATTTATATATTCTCATATTGCTGTTATGCCTGATGTGCATGTTGGAAAAGGTGCAACTGTAGGCAGCGTCATTCCTACTAAACATGCCATTATTCCTGCTGCAGTGGGTGTAGATATTGGCTGCGGAATGAATGCTATTCGTTTGAGCCTGAAAGCTTCACAACTTCCAGATAACTTAAGTCGCTTGCGGGACGCCATTGAACGGAAAGTGCCGGTTGGATTTGCTTTGCACAAACAAGTCAAAGCGAAAGCTTCTAGCATTATTCCACTTGAAAAACGCTTAGAACCTATTATTAAAAAGCATCCGGGTCTTGTCCGAATGCTTCGTCAGTTTGAGGCAACATGGCAAAAACAGTTGGGCACTTTAGGCGGCGGTAATCACTTTATAGAGTTATGTATTGATGAAAATCAAGATGTATGGGTGATGCTCCATTCGGGCAGCCGAGGTCTTGGTAACGTCATAGGTACTTATTTTATTGAGTTGGCCAAGAAAGAGGCACAACATCGCTTTGGGCACGTGCCTGATAAAGATTTAAGTTATTTTGCTGAAGGCTCGCAAAGCTTTAATGATTATGTAGAAGCAGTAGAGTGGGCTCAAGAATATGCTTTTGAAAATCGTAAAGAAATGATGCGATTAATATTAGAAGCAATTCGCCCTCTTCTACCTTCTTTTCAAATGACGAAAGAAGCAATCAATTGTCACCATAACTATGTGAGTCAAGAAACACACTTTGGTGAAAACCTTTTTGTTACAAGAAAAGGGGCAATTAGAGCAGGTTTAGATGAGTTAGGAATTATTCCAGGCTCTATGGGAGCACGCTCGTATATTGTTAAAGGTAAAGCAAACCCTGAATCTTTTTGTTCTTGTTCTCATGGAGCTGGCCGCAAAATGAGCCGAAGCAAAGCAAAAGTTCTTTTTAATCAGCAGGACTTGATTGAACAAACACAAGGGATTGAATGCCGTAAAGACAGTGGTGTAGTCGATGAAATTCCAACTGCCTATAAAGATATTGATGAGGTTATAGCCAATCAGGCAGATCTCATTGAAGTCGTTCATACTCTTAAACAAGTTTTATGTATTAAAGGTTAA